The Novosphingobium kaempferiae genome includes a window with the following:
- a CDS encoding phosphoribosyltransferase family protein, with protein MHFRSISDLYRDVWAALGRLPHDIDIVVGIPRSGMLPASMIALARNLPLADIDGFAEGRILNAGHTRREGAEGRSGFAHALVIDDSCLTGTSMREARAKLAHLDCRLTFAAVYGPTRETTAVDFICARVPEPRVFEWNVLHHPLVSRACFDIDGVLCVDPTEAQNDDGARYLDFLQTATVLHRPRREIAMLVTSRLEKYRRPTEDWLARQGIRYRELRMLDLPDAETRRRLGAHASFKAGVYRESGQDLFVESELHQARDIARLSGKPVLSLQGPQMIVPSALNPRAIGHKLAPSRMRAKVGRAVARMLQSGQAVRS; from the coding sequence ATGCATTTTCGTTCTATCAGCGACCTCTATCGGGACGTATGGGCTGCGCTGGGTCGCCTGCCGCACGACATCGATATCGTGGTGGGCATCCCCCGTAGCGGCATGTTGCCCGCCTCGATGATCGCGCTCGCCCGCAACCTGCCGCTGGCCGATATCGACGGGTTCGCCGAAGGGCGCATCCTCAACGCGGGCCATACCCGGCGGGAAGGAGCCGAAGGCCGCAGCGGCTTTGCCCATGCGCTGGTCATCGACGACAGCTGCCTCACCGGCACTTCCATGCGCGAGGCGCGGGCGAAGCTGGCGCACCTCGACTGCCGCCTGACGTTTGCGGCGGTCTACGGGCCGACACGGGAAACGACGGCCGTGGATTTCATCTGCGCGAGAGTCCCGGAACCGCGCGTGTTCGAATGGAACGTATTGCACCATCCGCTCGTCTCGCGGGCATGCTTCGACATCGACGGCGTCCTCTGCGTCGATCCGACCGAGGCGCAGAACGACGACGGCGCGCGCTACCTCGACTTTCTCCAGACCGCGACGGTTCTGCACCGCCCGCGCCGTGAGATCGCGATGCTCGTGACCAGCCGTCTGGAGAAATATCGCCGCCCGACCGAGGACTGGCTGGCGCGGCAGGGCATCCGCTATCGGGAATTGCGCATGCTCGACCTGCCGGACGCGGAGACGCGGCGACGGCTGGGGGCGCACGCCAGCTTCAAGGCCGGAGTCTATCGCGAATCCGGGCAGGATCTGTTCGTCGAAAGCGAACTCCATCAGGCGCGGGACATCGCGCGGCTGTCAGGCAAGCCGGTGCTGAGCCTGCAGGGGCCGCAGATGATCGTGCCCAGTGCGCTCAATCCCCGGGCGATCGGGCACAAGCTGGCCCCGTCGAGAATGCGGGCGAAAGTGGGCCGGGCCGTGGCGCGGATGTTGCAGTCCGGGCAGGCGGTTCGTTCGTGA
- a CDS encoding lipopolysaccharide biosynthesis protein yields MHLARPAAPRAFYRQPGMTKVGVARGAAALSVTRVVTNIANLVAMVVLARLLTPQDFGLVAICTTVLGILVALTELSVGAALVQRAETSQEHVDSAWTMSLVRAVLIAVGFALASVPLAKLYGDMRLAPLFVLSGVTGALAGLTNPLVALRTRQMSFRPMILMQVVQKLATLAISIGLALWLRNYWAIVVGSAIGTAISTLLSYALVPYRPRFTLSRSRDLLGFSSWLFLGQAMNTLNWRFDQLVIGLFLPPAQLGAYSMADNVAAIPSREATTPLIQSLFPSFARMQDDRARLRSAYQTAQGAIGIVALPIAVGFMLLAEPFVKLALGPKWSATIPLIEVIGLCYAIQTLVTASRPLAMAKGATRALFVRDVWGLLLRVPCVTLGMIGWGLTGLVWGRFLSALIGLFITSALVRSMTGLSSLDQLLAHRRTIAAVLCMTVVVVATDHQLLAWSAGPLLRIAVLSPLGALAYTAALHLLWIASGRCAGAEAELLGLARGAIAKFRKGKARPAVI; encoded by the coding sequence ATGCATCTGGCGCGACCGGCAGCGCCGCGCGCCTTCTACCGCCAGCCCGGCATGACCAAAGTCGGCGTCGCCCGGGGCGCGGCAGCGCTCAGCGTCACCCGTGTGGTGACGAACATCGCGAACCTCGTCGCGATGGTGGTGCTCGCGCGGCTGCTGACGCCGCAGGACTTCGGCCTCGTCGCGATCTGCACGACGGTGCTCGGCATCCTCGTCGCGCTGACCGAGCTGTCGGTGGGCGCCGCGCTGGTCCAGCGGGCCGAGACGTCGCAGGAGCATGTCGACAGCGCCTGGACCATGTCGCTGGTGCGCGCGGTGCTGATCGCGGTCGGCTTCGCGCTCGCCTCGGTGCCGCTGGCGAAGCTCTACGGCGACATGCGCCTCGCCCCGCTGTTCGTCCTGTCCGGCGTGACCGGCGCGCTGGCGGGGCTCACCAACCCGCTCGTCGCCCTGCGCACCCGGCAGATGAGCTTCCGGCCGATGATCCTCATGCAGGTGGTGCAGAAGCTGGCGACGCTGGCGATCTCGATCGGGCTGGCGCTGTGGCTGCGCAACTACTGGGCGATCGTCGTCGGCAGCGCGATCGGCACCGCGATCTCGACGCTGCTGAGCTATGCTCTCGTCCCCTACCGCCCGCGCTTCACGCTGTCCCGCTCGCGCGATCTCCTCGGCTTTTCGAGCTGGCTGTTCCTCGGCCAGGCGATGAACACGCTGAACTGGCGCTTCGACCAGCTCGTGATCGGCCTGTTCCTGCCGCCCGCGCAGCTTGGTGCCTATTCGATGGCCGACAACGTCGCCGCCATCCCCAGCCGCGAGGCGACGACGCCGCTGATCCAGTCGCTGTTCCCCAGCTTCGCGCGGATGCAGGACGACCGGGCGCGGCTGCGCTCCGCCTACCAGACCGCGCAAGGGGCCATCGGCATCGTCGCGCTGCCCATCGCGGTCGGCTTCATGCTGCTCGCCGAACCCTTCGTGAAACTGGCGCTCGGCCCCAAGTGGTCGGCGACGATCCCGCTGATCGAGGTGATCGGCCTGTGCTACGCGATCCAGACGCTCGTCACCGCATCCCGACCGCTGGCGATGGCCAAGGGCGCGACGCGGGCGCTGTTCGTCCGCGACGTCTGGGGGCTGCTGCTGCGCGTACCCTGCGTCACGCTGGGCATGATCGGCTGGGGGCTGACCGGGCTCGTCTGGGGTCGCTTCCTGAGTGCGCTGATCGGCCTGTTCATCACGTCGGCGCTGGTGCGATCGATGACGGGGCTGTCGAGCCTCGACCAGTTGCTCGCCCATCGCCGGACCATCGCGGCGGTGCTGTGCATGACCGTGGTCGTCGTCGCGACCGACCACCAGTTGCTCGCATGGAGCGCCGGGCCGCTGCTGAGGATCGCCGTCCTCTCCCCGCTGGGCGCGCTGGCCTATACGGCGGCGCTGCACCTGCTGTGGATCGCCAGCGGGCGGTGCGCCGGCGCGGAAGCCGAACTGCTCGGCCTCGCGCGCGGCGCGATCGCGAAGTTCAGGAAGGGCAAGGCCCGTCCTGCCGTAATCTAG
- a CDS encoding calcium-binding protein has product MAAAPLIPAVAKAGPAQIARFMVQGRPQDTQSVYKLANIMSALDKLGGVRKMRCREPYSGTAGWATYVGLARAGVKFCFTLSVRDIAVTLRDLRSFLATVPGSIWAIEFPNEPDLNPVTYNGVTDKRLGFRTGNAPALMAFIKDFHAAIKIDPVLRSIPLIASNDFMQAQQAPFTTYSNSHIYPTPPSNVASRLDGFRTKVVEGKHTQGVITEWGRTTGGSSKNVTSPPVSLSQQATLLASDVRTALGRSYVNTISIYELFSWKGTSEMTNFGLFNNDLSPRPAVAALRSVLTA; this is encoded by the coding sequence ATGGCCGCTGCTCCGTTGATTCCGGCGGTCGCCAAGGCGGGACCGGCGCAAATCGCGCGCTTCATGGTGCAGGGGCGGCCGCAGGACACCCAGTCCGTCTACAAGCTCGCCAACATCATGTCCGCGCTCGACAAGCTGGGCGGCGTCCGCAAGATGCGGTGCCGTGAGCCCTACAGCGGCACGGCGGGCTGGGCGACCTACGTCGGCCTCGCGCGCGCCGGGGTGAAGTTCTGCTTCACGCTCTCGGTGCGCGACATCGCCGTCACCCTGCGCGACCTGCGCTCGTTCCTCGCCACCGTGCCGGGGTCGATCTGGGCCATCGAGTTCCCCAACGAGCCGGACCTCAACCCGGTGACCTACAACGGCGTCACCGACAAGCGGCTCGGCTTCCGTACCGGCAATGCCCCGGCGCTGATGGCCTTCATCAAGGACTTCCACGCGGCCATCAAGATCGACCCGGTGCTGCGGTCGATCCCGCTGATCGCCAGCAACGACTTCATGCAGGCGCAGCAGGCGCCGTTCACCACCTACTCCAATTCGCACATCTACCCGACCCCGCCGAGCAACGTCGCCTCGCGCCTCGACGGTTTCCGCACCAAGGTCGTCGAAGGCAAGCATACGCAGGGTGTCATCACCGAATGGGGCCGCACGACCGGCGGCAGTTCGAAGAACGTGACCTCGCCCCCGGTCAGCCTCAGCCAGCAGGCGACCCTGCTCGCCTCCGACGTGCGCACCGCGCTCGGGCGGTCCTACGTCAACACGATCAGCATCTACGAGCTGTTCTCGTGGAAGGGGACGAGCGAGATGACCAACTTCGGCCTGTTCAACAACGACCTGTCGCCGAGGCCCGCGGTGGCCGCGCTGCGGTCGGTCCTCACGGCCTGA
- a CDS encoding cell wall hydrolase has product MYDLVDSIPAPVGRPAWSGPLGVARGPAAIVVAALLSSYTLPADRIHIPLPMSSTLASARVFTPFATAPGSTEPAISPVDARLMNARRAIDAAPGAGLPYRFAGAEVDRQRALTCLAAAAWYEAGDDPGGERAVIQVVLNRIRHAAYPASVCGAVFQGSELSTGCQFTFTCDGALARRPGVAAWGRARALAAAALDGAVDPVVGDATHYHADYVYPYWAPTLAKLATVGAHVFYRFPWGGGRKAALGVPEPVVPQLVAIFGEGGEAAPEPGPIAPSPLPALVPAHPTALTSGPTSSLPARQLSSAIMVAVDPAVPAGRWAMDAMSRCAGKTDCAVVGWNSPALLESNRVRALSDQDRPAFVFTRNHASRTEMALWDCTVAARPDARQCLPADRGAVQRLLRAQEHQ; this is encoded by the coding sequence GTGTACGATCTCGTCGACTCGATCCCGGCCCCGGTCGGGCGACCAGCGTGGTCCGGACCGCTGGGGGTGGCGCGCGGGCCCGCCGCGATCGTCGTCGCGGCGCTGCTTTCGTCCTACACCCTGCCTGCGGATCGCATCCACATCCCGCTGCCGATGAGTTCGACGCTGGCATCGGCGCGCGTCTTCACGCCGTTCGCCACCGCGCCCGGAAGCACGGAGCCCGCGATCTCGCCCGTCGATGCGCGGCTGATGAATGCGCGGCGTGCGATCGATGCCGCGCCGGGCGCGGGCCTGCCCTATCGGTTCGCAGGGGCCGAGGTGGACCGGCAGCGGGCGCTGACCTGCCTTGCCGCCGCCGCGTGGTACGAGGCGGGCGACGATCCGGGCGGAGAGCGCGCCGTGATCCAGGTCGTGCTCAACCGGATCCGCCATGCCGCCTACCCCGCGAGCGTCTGCGGCGCGGTGTTTCAGGGGTCGGAGCTTTCGACCGGGTGCCAGTTCACCTTCACCTGCGACGGCGCCCTTGCGCGCAGGCCCGGCGTGGCGGCGTGGGGGAGGGCGCGGGCGCTTGCCGCCGCCGCGCTCGACGGAGCGGTGGACCCCGTGGTCGGCGACGCCACGCATTACCATGCCGACTACGTCTATCCTTATTGGGCGCCGACCCTCGCCAAGCTGGCGACCGTTGGCGCGCATGTCTTCTACCGGTTCCCGTGGGGCGGGGGCAGGAAGGCCGCGCTCGGCGTGCCCGAACCGGTCGTGCCGCAACTCGTCGCGATCTTCGGCGAGGGGGGCGAGGCCGCGCCGGAGCCCGGCCCGATCGCGCCGTCTCCCTTGCCCGCCCTGGTTCCGGCCCATCCGACAGCACTGACCTCCGGGCCGACGTCCAGCTTGCCCGCCCGGCAGCTCTCCTCCGCCATCATGGTCGCGGTCGACCCGGCGGTTCCCGCAGGCCGCTGGGCGATGGACGCCATGTCCCGCTGCGCTGGTAAGACCGATTGCGCGGTGGTCGGCTGGAACTCCCCCGCGCTGCTGGAGAGCAACCGCGTGCGCGCCCTGTCCGATCAGGATCGCCCGGCGTTCGTCTTCACGCGCAACCATGCGTCGCGCACGGAAATGGCGCTGTGGGACTGCACGGTCGCCGCCCGTCCGGACGCGCGGCAGTGCCTTCCGGCGGATCGCGGCGCGGTGCAGCGGCTTCTGCGCGCGCAGGAGCATCAATGA
- a CDS encoding glycoside hydrolase produces MSFTLLGLFQLVVGSVLLFRSMAAMLVFLMVSGLFGGAAALTVPALGNSSIPPIQFALVFVYLRLMMPKGGFFSIWTEGVKDNFLLVLFTLYGMVAAFAAPRIFAGDIDVAPMRFDDARSLFDTVPLKPTAQNITAAVYLLGALLITLGTYVAVRTKGGLEALVKGGVVIAWFHALSGLIAAQTKGTPIGGIFAAFRNGTYAQLDQSYQGFNRIDGFFPEASGWASFGLAWFVFNCECWYRSVWARHTGAAALLLGGVLCISTSSTAYVGLACYALFFFARALLAPGSGEPLRLRQAGVAVFAMTVLAAIALATLPGVAAKVGDMVLHMTVEKGQSESGQQRLFWAMQGFSAFTASAGLGVGPGSFRSSSLFTAILGTMGVIGVVTFGGYLIHVARSIGAGSDDGRDAVSSVMRACAVSALIILVPAAISSPNSHPGTNFAIFAGAALALRAMLPRSRVRPEFALIVSRGLSGVPPQGMPSAVSPGSAG; encoded by the coding sequence ATGAGTTTCACCCTTCTCGGGCTGTTTCAGCTCGTCGTAGGTTCAGTTCTGTTATTCCGCTCGATGGCGGCGATGCTGGTGTTCCTGATGGTCTCCGGCCTGTTCGGCGGTGCGGCGGCGCTGACCGTTCCCGCGCTCGGAAACAGCTCGATTCCGCCGATCCAGTTTGCGCTGGTCTTCGTTTACCTGCGGCTGATGATGCCGAAAGGCGGGTTCTTCTCGATCTGGACGGAGGGCGTGAAGGACAACTTCCTGCTGGTCCTGTTCACGCTCTACGGCATGGTCGCCGCCTTCGCCGCGCCGCGCATCTTTGCTGGAGACATCGACGTCGCGCCGATGCGGTTCGACGATGCGCGCAGCCTCTTCGACACCGTTCCGCTCAAGCCCACGGCGCAGAACATCACGGCCGCCGTGTACCTGCTGGGCGCGCTGCTCATCACGCTGGGCACTTATGTCGCGGTGCGCACGAAAGGCGGGCTCGAGGCGCTGGTGAAGGGCGGCGTCGTCATCGCCTGGTTCCACGCGCTGAGCGGCCTGATCGCGGCCCAGACCAAGGGAACGCCGATCGGCGGCATCTTCGCCGCGTTCCGCAACGGCACTTACGCGCAACTCGACCAGAGCTACCAGGGCTTCAACCGCATCGACGGCTTCTTCCCCGAAGCGTCGGGCTGGGCCTCGTTCGGCCTCGCGTGGTTCGTGTTCAACTGCGAGTGCTGGTATCGCTCGGTCTGGGCGCGGCACACCGGCGCCGCAGCGCTGCTGCTGGGCGGCGTGCTGTGCATCAGCACTTCGAGCACCGCCTATGTCGGACTGGCCTGCTACGCCCTGTTCTTCTTCGCGCGGGCCCTGCTGGCGCCCGGCAGCGGCGAACCGCTGCGGTTGCGGCAGGCCGGGGTTGCAGTCTTCGCGATGACCGTGCTGGCGGCGATCGCGCTGGCTACATTGCCCGGCGTCGCCGCGAAAGTCGGGGACATGGTCCTCCACATGACGGTCGAGAAGGGACAGAGCGAATCCGGCCAGCAGCGCCTTTTCTGGGCGATGCAGGGCTTCAGCGCCTTCACTGCTTCTGCGGGACTGGGCGTCGGGCCGGGCAGCTTCCGCTCTTCGAGCCTGTTCACCGCGATCCTCGGCACCATGGGCGTGATCGGGGTGGTCACATTCGGCGGCTACCTGATCCATGTCGCGCGCTCCATCGGAGCGGGAAGCGATGACGGGCGCGATGCCGTCTCGTCCGTGATGCGCGCCTGCGCGGTGAGTGCGCTCATCATCCTGGTCCCCGCCGCGATTTCCTCGCCGAACAGCCACCCGGGCACCAACTTCGCCATCTTCGCAGGCGCTGCGCTGGCGTTGCGCGCAATGCTGCCGCGCAGCCGGGTACGTCCCGAGTTCGCGCTGATCGTCAGTCGCGGCCTCTCCGGGGTGCCGCCGCAGGGAATGCCTTCAGCAGTATCGCCGGGGAGCGCCGGGTAA
- a CDS encoding glycosyltransferase, protein MNLMMAGTPTARRHGRFSEPRVAIVHYWLVSMRGGERVLERLLGLFPGADVFTHVYDDSKMSERIRKAKVTTTWIDGLPFSKRFYQYYLPFMPMALEALDLSAYDLVISSESGPAKGVITSPHAQHLCYCHSPMRYLWDHYHLYRKDANPIARAAMPLIYHRMRQWDMSSSARVDTIAANSSFIRDRVRKYWRREAEVIHPPVETRLFTPSLDVDDHYLWVGQMVPYKRPDLVVEAFTRTGQPLLMVGDGGMLGKLRKMAGPNIRFVTRLGFNDLRQAYARARGLVFTAEEDFGIVPVEAMASGRPVLAYGRGGVLDSVIPGETGLFFDQQTVDSLAEGIARFERWLPEFDPRRAVAQSNLFAPEHFDARILSAVGQA, encoded by the coding sequence ATGAACCTGATGATGGCAGGCACGCCCACCGCAAGACGGCACGGCCGCTTCAGCGAGCCGCGCGTCGCCATCGTCCATTACTGGCTGGTGTCGATGCGCGGCGGCGAGCGGGTGCTTGAGCGCCTGCTCGGACTGTTTCCGGGCGCCGACGTGTTCACCCACGTCTACGACGACAGCAAGATGTCGGAGAGAATCCGCAAGGCCAAGGTCACGACGACCTGGATCGACGGGCTGCCGTTCTCCAAGCGGTTCTACCAGTACTACCTGCCGTTCATGCCGATGGCGCTCGAAGCGCTGGACCTGTCGGCCTACGATCTCGTCATCAGCAGCGAGAGCGGGCCGGCCAAGGGCGTCATCACCAGCCCGCACGCGCAGCACCTGTGCTACTGCCATTCACCCATGCGGTATCTGTGGGATCACTACCACCTCTACCGCAAGGATGCGAACCCGATCGCGCGGGCGGCGATGCCGCTGATCTATCACCGGATGCGGCAGTGGGACATGTCGTCCAGCGCCCGCGTGGACACGATCGCGGCGAACAGCAGCTTCATCCGCGACCGCGTGCGCAAGTATTGGCGGCGCGAGGCGGAAGTGATCCACCCCCCGGTGGAAACCCGCCTGTTCACGCCCAGCCTCGACGTGGACGACCATTACCTCTGGGTCGGGCAGATGGTCCCCTACAAGCGCCCCGACCTCGTGGTCGAGGCCTTCACCCGCACCGGTCAGCCACTGCTGATGGTGGGCGACGGCGGGATGCTCGGCAAGCTGCGGAAGATGGCCGGGCCGAACATCCGCTTCGTCACCCGCCTCGGCTTCAACGACCTGCGGCAGGCCTATGCGCGCGCGCGCGGGCTGGTGTTCACGGCGGAGGAGGACTTCGGCATCGTTCCGGTGGAGGCCATGGCCTCGGGCCGCCCGGTGCTCGCCTACGGACGTGGCGGGGTGCTCGACAGCGTGATCCCCGGCGAGACCGGCCTGTTCTTCGATCAGCAGACGGTCGATTCGCTGGCCGAGGGCATCGCGCGCTTCGAACGCTGGCTGCCCGAATTCGACCCGCGCCGCGCGGTCGCGCAGTCCAACCTCTTCGCGCCCGAGCATTTCGACGCCAGGATCCTTTCCGCGGTGGGGCAGGCATGA
- a CDS encoding glycosyltransferase family 2 protein yields the protein MMQAPTPHRPQVDVVIPTYNRRALLPTAIASIKAQTLPVTRIFVVDDGSTDGTIEWLRELAAEDLSIEFIEMQHGGANVARNAGIARARSEWVAFLDSDDAWEPDKLERQFAMLEERPNLVGLFCGFRLVGVTSRAIHRPRDNPSLLDLRGSNVLGSTSGAVIRRDALEAAGGFNPALPSCQDWDLWFRLRKMGPMGVARLPLVLFNCGPHERITTNMQKVVSGHRAIFVHLLADVESARERNIVLAQHMLTEADIKRRFGDYRAALQLVARSVIRVPTRRALAIAVRTAQCIWRDRQRRAPSTASPA from the coding sequence ATGATGCAGGCCCCCACCCCCCACCGGCCGCAGGTCGACGTGGTGATCCCGACCTACAACCGCCGTGCGCTGCTGCCCACCGCCATCGCCAGCATCAAGGCGCAGACGCTGCCGGTGACGCGCATCTTCGTGGTCGACGACGGCTCCACCGACGGCACCATCGAATGGCTGCGCGAACTTGCGGCCGAAGACCTCAGCATCGAGTTCATCGAGATGCAGCACGGCGGCGCCAACGTCGCGCGCAACGCCGGGATCGCGCGGGCGCGCTCGGAATGGGTGGCGTTTCTCGATTCCGACGACGCCTGGGAGCCGGACAAGCTGGAGCGCCAGTTCGCCATGCTGGAAGAGCGCCCCAACCTCGTCGGCCTGTTCTGCGGGTTCCGGCTGGTGGGCGTGACGTCCCGCGCGATCCACCGCCCGCGCGACAATCCCTCGCTGCTCGACCTGCGCGGCTCCAACGTGCTGGGCAGCACGTCGGGCGCGGTGATCCGGCGCGACGCGCTGGAGGCGGCGGGCGGCTTCAACCCCGCGCTGCCGAGCTGCCAGGACTGGGACTTGTGGTTCCGCCTGCGCAAGATGGGGCCGATGGGCGTCGCGCGCCTGCCGCTCGTCCTGTTCAACTGCGGCCCGCACGAGCGGATCACCACCAACATGCAGAAGGTCGTCTCCGGCCACCGCGCCATCTTCGTCCACCTCCTCGCCGACGTGGAGAGCGCACGCGAACGCAACATCGTGCTCGCCCAGCACATGCTGACCGAGGCCGACATCAAGCGCCGCTTCGGGGACTATCGCGCCGCGCTGCAACTGGTCGCGCGCTCGGTCATACGGGTGCCGACCAGGCGCGCGCTGGCGATCGCGGTGCGCACCGCGCAATGCATCTGGCGCGACCGGCAGCGCCGCGCGCCTTCTACCGCCAGCCCGGCATGA
- a CDS encoding polysaccharide pyruvyl transferase family protein, whose translation MTFQQVRDGISNTGPASVAAVAPRRQVFVCGDLHNLGDLKLLLQNLALTQGRGGVVRRWAALPPAIVRQVEEAGGELVPGRRILVFAGRTFGKELVFGGGQLVRDNVSIASLAGLLLATVSARLGGGQLVTRGLGVSVIRSRLRRWLWRAVLRRCAVVNVRDEASARNVGLLLPGKAVAVHADMVFLPTPGPQAVLPPVEERRWVVVAPCMDGSEGRSLDGPGLDAAVEAALAFLPDAQIAIACHDPRKSMDKAAAARLEERWNGWNLRVFDSFELGELTELYRNAALVVTNRLHALIFAILAEAPALAIDDGTAKVRVVADRFAIPVISREAAAGVAEEVAAALAFDRERRGRVREELAARAALNLA comes from the coding sequence GTGACGTTTCAGCAGGTTCGGGATGGCATCTCGAACACGGGACCGGCGAGCGTGGCGGCAGTGGCGCCGCGGCGGCAGGTCTTCGTCTGCGGAGACCTCCATAATCTCGGCGATCTCAAGCTCTTGCTCCAGAATCTGGCGCTGACGCAGGGGCGGGGCGGGGTGGTGCGGCGGTGGGCGGCATTGCCTCCGGCCATCGTCCGGCAGGTCGAGGAGGCGGGCGGCGAACTGGTGCCCGGCCGGCGGATTCTGGTGTTTGCGGGCCGGACTTTCGGCAAGGAACTGGTGTTCGGCGGCGGGCAGCTGGTGCGTGACAACGTCTCGATCGCGTCGCTGGCAGGACTGCTTTTAGCCACGGTCAGCGCGCGGCTGGGAGGCGGCCAGCTGGTGACGCGGGGGCTGGGCGTGAGCGTGATCCGGTCCCGCTTGCGCCGGTGGCTGTGGCGGGCGGTGCTGCGCCGTTGCGCGGTGGTCAACGTGCGGGATGAGGCTTCGGCGCGCAATGTGGGGCTGTTGCTGCCGGGCAAGGCGGTGGCGGTGCATGCGGACATGGTGTTCCTGCCGACGCCGGGGCCGCAGGCTGTCCTGCCGCCCGTAGAGGAGCGCAGATGGGTGGTCGTGGCGCCCTGCATGGACGGGAGCGAGGGGCGTTCGCTCGATGGGCCGGGGCTCGATGCGGCGGTGGAGGCGGCGCTGGCGTTCCTGCCCGATGCGCAGATCGCCATCGCCTGCCATGACCCGCGCAAGTCCATGGACAAGGCGGCGGCGGCGCGCCTTGAGGAGAGGTGGAATGGCTGGAATCTGCGGGTTTTCGACAGCTTCGAGCTGGGCGAACTGACCGAGCTTTACCGCAATGCCGCCCTCGTCGTGACCAATCGCCTGCACGCCCTGATCTTCGCGATTCTGGCCGAGGCACCGGCGCTTGCCATCGATGACGGAACCGCCAAAGTCCGCGTCGTTGCGGACCGTTTCGCCATTCCCGTGATCTCCCGCGAGGCTGCCGCCGGCGTCGCGGAAGAGGTGGCGGCGGCGCTTGCATTCGACCGCGAACGGCGCGGCAGGGTGAGGGAGGAACTGGCCGCAAGGGCTGCACTGAACCTTGCCTGA